A single region of the Parasphingorhabdus litoris DSM 22379 genome encodes:
- the panC gene encoding pantoate--beta-alanine ligase, translating to MQIIRKIDPLRDALSALRQEKSRLGLVPTMGALHAGHMHLVETAMDQCDAVVVSIFVNPTQFGEGEDLDAYPRQEAADAALLEEAGVDLVWVPTVDQVYPEGFATNVSVSGVSTGLCGGSRPGHFDGVATVVAKLFNQIRPDAAFFGEKDYQQLAVIKRMARDLDFTHDIVGVLTVRDDDGLALSSRNAYLTPEQRGQAVALPDTMREASEAIVQGGDIAVILRDASEKLLASGFHKVDYFELRNAETLENMTFFDKPARLLAAAHIGTTRLIDNIAVS from the coding sequence ATGCAAATCATCCGAAAGATCGATCCGCTCCGTGACGCTCTAAGCGCGCTGCGGCAAGAGAAGTCCAGACTGGGCCTGGTGCCCACAATGGGGGCGCTTCATGCCGGGCATATGCATCTGGTTGAAACTGCGATGGACCAATGCGATGCAGTGGTTGTCTCGATTTTCGTGAATCCAACGCAATTTGGTGAAGGCGAAGACTTGGATGCCTATCCACGTCAAGAAGCGGCCGATGCTGCTCTGTTGGAAGAAGCTGGCGTCGATCTGGTCTGGGTACCAACTGTTGACCAGGTCTATCCCGAGGGTTTTGCCACGAATGTCAGCGTCAGCGGCGTCAGCACGGGTCTGTGCGGCGGCTCGCGACCAGGTCATTTTGATGGTGTCGCCACGGTCGTGGCCAAATTATTCAACCAGATACGACCAGATGCCGCCTTTTTTGGGGAAAAAGACTATCAGCAACTTGCTGTGATAAAACGAATGGCGCGTGATCTCGATTTCACGCATGATATTGTTGGTGTCCTGACGGTTCGCGATGATGACGGCCTCGCATTGTCTTCGCGCAACGCTTATTTGACGCCTGAACAACGTGGTCAGGCGGTCGCATTGCCCGACACGATGCGTGAAGCTTCGGAAGCCATTGTCCAGGGCGGTGATATTGCTGTTATCTTGCGCGACGCGAGCGAAAAATTACTCGCATCCGGCTTCCATAAAGTCGACTATTTCGAATTGAGAAATGCCGAAACGCTTGAAAATATGACTTTTTTTGACAAGCCGGCCAGACTTTTGGCTGCAGCGCATATCGGGACTACCAGGCTGATTGACAATATCGCTGTAAGCTAG
- a CDS encoding solute:sodium symporter family transporter, with protein MIEDNLILTLASCIFFMGLVAWISWRKTRGSVDSKDGYFLAGRGLSSVFIAGSLLLTNLSAEQLIGLNGSAYGYNLSSMAWEVTAAVATIAMALIFLPRYLAGAFTTLPQFLNDRFDADVRRMSVILFMLGYGLVTIPSVLYSGSIAVMQLFNIPELLNLGYFEALVTTVVIIGVIGSIYAIFGGLKAVAVSDTINGIGLLFIGILVPVLGLMALGDGNFGTGMAKLIGDHPDKLNAIGKADDPTPFGTLFTGMLFANLFYWCTNQYVIQRTLGAASLAEGQKGVLFSGFFKVLVPFMMMIPGVIAFHLYGPGLGSIDQAYPRLIKDVMPVYLAGFFLAVLLGAVFSSFNSLLNSAATLFCLDVYEPWRKGKASDQELVRVAKIASIVIALFSFVVAPLLYFAEQGLWQIIRIFTGFYNIPTVAIVIVGLFTRRVPALGAKIAIVFHVLAYASLRFVFDEAITLHFLHQYAILFFIEVAIMLACGYVQPRETAWKFTPNAQVDLTPWRFAKPLAATLFSCVVGLYLLFSPIGLASGIGLSSLFYTLLFSIFLANIIYWAWAAKSDSRKATI; from the coding sequence TTGATAGAAGATAATCTCATTTTGACGCTGGCTAGCTGCATTTTCTTCATGGGCCTGGTTGCGTGGATTTCATGGCGCAAAACCCGTGGCAGCGTCGATAGCAAGGATGGCTATTTCCTCGCCGGGCGTGGATTGAGCAGCGTCTTTATCGCTGGCTCGCTCTTGCTGACAAACCTTTCGGCAGAGCAATTAATTGGCCTTAATGGCTCTGCTTATGGATATAATCTGAGCAGCATGGCGTGGGAAGTTACCGCGGCCGTCGCAACCATCGCCATGGCTCTTATTTTCCTCCCACGATATCTTGCCGGTGCGTTCACCACCCTGCCCCAGTTTTTAAATGATCGGTTCGATGCTGATGTCAGGCGCATGTCGGTTATTTTGTTCATGCTCGGCTATGGCTTGGTGACGATCCCATCCGTGCTTTATTCCGGTTCGATCGCCGTGATGCAGCTGTTCAACATCCCCGAATTGCTGAATCTGGGCTATTTCGAAGCCTTGGTAACAACTGTCGTCATAATAGGTGTGATCGGCTCGATCTACGCCATATTCGGAGGGCTGAAGGCGGTTGCGGTTTCGGATACTATCAATGGCATAGGCCTTCTGTTTATCGGTATATTGGTGCCTGTGCTCGGCCTGATGGCGTTGGGTGATGGAAATTTCGGCACAGGTATGGCCAAATTGATTGGCGATCACCCAGACAAACTTAATGCCATTGGCAAAGCGGATGACCCCACGCCATTTGGCACGCTGTTTACCGGTATGTTGTTTGCCAATCTGTTCTACTGGTGCACCAACCAATATGTCATTCAACGCACGTTGGGTGCTGCATCCCTCGCCGAAGGACAGAAAGGTGTCCTGTTCTCAGGCTTCTTTAAAGTGCTTGTGCCTTTCATGATGATGATCCCGGGAGTGATTGCTTTTCATCTCTATGGCCCTGGCCTCGGTTCGATAGATCAGGCCTATCCGCGCCTGATCAAGGATGTGATGCCAGTATATCTCGCTGGGTTCTTCCTGGCTGTTTTACTCGGCGCTGTCTTCAGTTCATTCAACTCGCTGCTCAATAGCGCTGCCACTTTATTCTGTCTGGATGTTTACGAGCCCTGGAGGAAGGGAAAGGCAAGTGATCAGGAATTGGTGCGGGTTGCGAAAATTGCCAGCATAGTAATCGCGCTATTTTCATTTGTCGTTGCACCGTTGCTCTATTTTGCTGAGCAAGGGTTATGGCAGATCATACGGATTTTCACAGGATTCTATAATATCCCAACGGTCGCCATCGTGATTGTCGGCCTATTCACCAGACGCGTACCCGCGCTGGGCGCAAAAATTGCAATAGTTTTTCATGTCCTAGCTTATGCATCGTTACGATTTGTTTTTGACGAAGCAATCACGCTGCATTTCCTGCATCAATATGCCATCCTGTTCTTCATCGAAGTCGCCATCATGCTCGCATGTGGCTATGTTCAGCCCCGCGAAACCGCCTGGAAGTTCACACCTAATGCGCAAGTCGATCTTACTCCATGGCGCTTTGCCAAACCTTTGGCAGCAACTTTGTTTTCCTGTGTTGTTGGTCTCTATTTGCTGTTCTCGCCAATCGGATTAGCCTCTGGAATTGGCCTGAGCAGTCTCTTTTACACGCTGCTATTCTCGATCTTCCTGGCTAACATCATTTACTGGGCCTGGGCTGCAAAATCAGACAGCCGGAAAGCGACTATTTAA
- a CDS encoding SEL1-like repeat protein, translating to MGNSMKSAAFLIESRLAEAARGSSNAYFDLGVIYSTGSEGVEVDLIEAHKWFNLASLSGHDESKVCRAEISLEMTAREIAEAQREARSWLQETSRRAA from the coding sequence ATGGGCAACAGCATGAAAAGCGCAGCCTTTCTTATAGAAAGCCGGCTCGCAGAAGCGGCTCGGGGCAGTAGCAATGCTTATTTTGATCTGGGGGTAATTTATTCAACCGGTTCAGAGGGTGTGGAGGTTGATCTGATTGAAGCGCATAAGTGGTTTAATCTGGCATCGCTATCCGGCCATGACGAAAGCAAGGTCTGCCGTGCAGAAATTTCACTGGAAATGACGGCTCGCGAAATTGCCGAAGCACAGCGCGAAGCACGCAGCTGGCTGCAGGAAACCTCTCGCCGGGCTGCCTAA